The Primulina tabacum isolate GXHZ01 chromosome 16, ASM2559414v2, whole genome shotgun sequence genome window below encodes:
- the LOC142529908 gene encoding syntaxin-121-like has product MNDLLSRSFSRGENHSPPPNSHTIEMSSSIETGGENLDRFFQDVQVIKNQLQDLETLYGQLQVSHEQSKTMHNAGAIKSLRSRMDSDVSASLKTAKLIKLGLEELDRSNAANRSVPGCGPGSSSDRTQTSVVNGLRIKLQGTMNKFNELRQRMGSEYRETVQRRYYTVTGENPDEKVLDRLIETGESENFLQKAIQQQGRGQMLDTIMEIQERHDAVKEIERNLRELHQVFLDMAVLVQSQGEQLDDIESQVNRANSYVRGAAKQLEVARKHQKNTRKWACFGILLLLIIILIVVLSLRPWK; this is encoded by the coding sequence ATGAACGATCTACTATCAAGATCATTCTCTCGGGGAGAGAACCATTCCCCGCCGCCGAATTCTCACACCATAGAGATGAGCAGCTCCATCGAAACAGGTGGCGAGAATCTGGACAGATTTTTCCAGGACGTGCAGGTAATCAAAAACCAGCTTCAGGACCTGGAGACCCTTTACGGCCAGCTCCAGGTCTCGCACGAGCAAAGCAAGACCATGCACAACGCTGGAGCCATAAAGAGCCTCCGATCACGGATGGATTCCGATGTTTCTGCTTCTCTAAAAACTGCGAAACTCATTAAACTCGGCCTGGAAGAATTAGACCGCTCCAACGCCGCCAACCGCAGCGTACCTGGATGTGGCCCTGGAAGCTCGTCGGACAGAACTCAAACTTCTGTCGTCAATGGCCTGAGGATAAAGCTCCAGGGAACCATGAATAAGTTCAATGAACTGAGACAGAGAATGGGTTCCGAGTATAGAGAGACGGTGCAGCGGAGATACTATACTGTGACAGGGGAAAACCCGGATGAGAAAGTCTTGGATAGATTGATAGAGACGGGGGAGAGCGAGAATTTCCTGCAGAAAGCGATACAGCAACAGGGAAGAGGGCAGATGTTGGATACTATAATGGAGATTCAAGAGAGGCATGATGCGGTGAAGGAAATAGAGAGGAATTTGAGGGAACTGCACCAAGTATTCTTGGATATGGCGGTTTTGGTGCAGAGCCAGGGGGAGCAGTTGGATGATATTGAGAGTCAGGTGAACAGGGCTAATTCCTATGTCAGGGGGGCAGCTAAGCAGCTTGAGGTAGCCAGGAAGCATCAAAAGAATACAAGGAAATGGGCTTGTTTCGGGATTTTGCTCTTGTTGATTATTATCTTGATCGTGGTTCTTTCGCTTCGACCATGGAAGTGA